Proteins from a genomic interval of Oceanispirochaeta crateris:
- a CDS encoding diguanylate cyclase, which produces MTYVKYKSSSLFFLLLFFCLSFTGCGNVENSEDKIPQAALGVLDLRDWNFQGKGLIPLEGEWAFVWEQLLSPQKMRASDAAHYAFVPDKWYNYFIDGENPDSQGFATFSLTLILPGKEQYYGFSFDGVGSAYTLWMNGQLLLKSGTVGTSKEQMVPNKIPQSAFFKSSGEPLELVLHISNFHHKKGGFRNSLYVGLPNQIQSFQRNAWTLEAFTLGILFIMGLYHLSVFVFRKKFRSALYFALLCFAFFMRLGITNQDLLLLAFPFVSWTLAFYLDYITLFFIPPLVALFYRSLYPEDIPRVFLHIFCALSGLFSLYIILAGTYLASFSIQYYQVLILLEIGYYLYFLIRINYKKREGAMVITIASIILFITSSIEILSLWDWLGADKIGVYGFLSFILVQSILLSLRYSQSFARVESLTKALKSTNRYLQESEIRYRNFFENSIDILFLTDEESRIIDVSPSSEKMLGFSRADVLHRKVTDLFSSVVYDTLYEELCQSGEPVRNSEVVLRHRDGHKIEALVTLALRFDDQGNPAGLQGSVHDNTDKKRADREKMRILELEQIALTDPLTKAYNRRFFSEVAKKELTRAQRKGSSFSLVILDIDFFKNVNDQYGHLIGDEVLINLTHLCHEYIRSTDILARFGGEEFVILFPDSPGIETLKRVELLRENVSRSVIAHKDGEEIRISISLGISSWNPGQESNLKELLDQADQALYQAKESGRNKALLFGEDLLSDLS; this is translated from the coding sequence ATGACATATGTAAAATACAAATCATCATCACTATTTTTTCTGCTTCTATTCTTTTGTCTCAGTTTTACTGGGTGCGGGAATGTTGAAAATTCAGAAGATAAAATTCCTCAGGCCGCCTTGGGTGTCTTGGATCTCAGAGATTGGAATTTTCAGGGAAAAGGGCTAATCCCTCTGGAGGGGGAGTGGGCTTTTGTATGGGAACAGTTGCTTTCTCCTCAAAAGATGAGAGCATCTGATGCGGCCCATTATGCCTTTGTTCCTGATAAATGGTATAACTATTTCATTGATGGTGAAAATCCAGACTCACAGGGTTTCGCAACCTTTTCCCTTACCCTGATCCTTCCCGGAAAAGAACAGTATTACGGGTTTTCCTTTGATGGGGTTGGCAGTGCCTATACACTCTGGATGAATGGACAATTGCTGCTTAAAAGCGGAACCGTTGGAACGAGTAAAGAACAGATGGTTCCGAATAAGATTCCTCAATCAGCTTTTTTTAAATCATCTGGCGAGCCTTTGGAACTCGTGTTGCATATTTCTAATTTTCATCATAAAAAAGGTGGTTTTCGCAACAGCCTATATGTTGGTCTCCCTAATCAGATTCAAAGCTTCCAACGGAATGCCTGGACCCTAGAGGCTTTTACATTGGGTATTTTGTTCATCATGGGGTTATATCACCTATCTGTGTTCGTCTTTAGGAAGAAATTTAGATCTGCACTTTATTTTGCCCTCCTATGTTTTGCCTTTTTTATGAGGCTGGGAATCACCAATCAGGATCTATTATTATTAGCCTTCCCGTTTGTATCCTGGACGCTTGCTTTTTATCTGGATTATATTACTCTGTTTTTCATCCCTCCACTGGTGGCTCTTTTTTACCGTAGTCTTTATCCGGAGGATATTCCCCGGGTATTTCTCCATATATTCTGTGCCCTCAGCGGCCTCTTTTCTCTGTATATAATTCTTGCTGGAACTTATCTTGCCAGTTTTTCCATTCAGTATTATCAGGTACTAATATTGTTAGAGATTGGCTATTATCTGTATTTTTTGATCAGGATCAATTACAAAAAGAGGGAAGGTGCTATGGTGATAACCATAGCGTCTATTATTTTATTTATTACCTCATCAATTGAAATCTTGTCTCTTTGGGATTGGCTTGGGGCAGACAAGATTGGTGTTTATGGGTTTCTATCTTTCATATTGGTTCAGTCTATCTTACTCTCTCTTCGTTATTCTCAATCCTTTGCAAGAGTGGAGAGTCTGACAAAGGCCTTGAAGTCAACCAACCGGTATTTGCAGGAAAGTGAAATCCGTTATCGTAATTTCTTTGAGAATTCAATTGATATACTGTTTCTCACCGATGAAGAGAGCAGAATCATCGATGTGAGTCCATCCAGTGAGAAGATGCTCGGGTTTTCACGGGCGGATGTGCTCCATCGGAAAGTGACGGATCTTTTCAGTTCCGTTGTTTACGATACGCTATATGAGGAACTCTGCCAATCAGGAGAACCTGTAAGAAACAGCGAAGTCGTCCTGAGGCACCGGGACGGGCATAAAATTGAAGCTCTTGTTACTCTTGCACTCCGCTTTGATGATCAAGGTAATCCCGCCGGACTGCAGGGAAGTGTCCATGATAATACCGATAAGAAAAGGGCTGATAGGGAAAAGATGAGAATCCTGGAGCTTGAACAGATCGCCCTGACGGACCCGCTGACAAAGGCATATAACCGCCGGTTCTTCTCTGAAGTTGCCAAGAAAGAGTTAACACGAGCTCAGCGGAAAGGAAGCTCTTTTTCACTTGTAATACTGGATATTGATTTTTTCAAAAATGTAAATGATCAATATGGTCACTTGATTGGAGATGAAGTATTAATCAATCTGACTCATCTTTGCCATGAATATATTCGTTCAACTGATATTCTCGCCCGGTTTGGAGGTGAAGAATTTGTCATTCTTTTCCCCGATTCACCAGGAATTGAGACCTTGAAACGGGTTGAACTACTGCGCGAAAATGTTTCACGTTCCGTTATTGCTCATAAAGATGGCGAAGAAATCCGTATCTCCATCAGTTTGGGGATTTCCAGCTGGAATCCTGGACAGGAATCCAATTTGAAGGAGCTTCTGGATCAGGCTGATCAGGCTTTATATCAGGCAAAAGAATCGGGAAGAAACAAAGCCCTACTCTTTGGAGAAGATCTTTTATCCGATTTGTCATAG
- a CDS encoding peroxiredoxin-like family protein, producing the protein MEKNTENRLVDDLNKQKSEFASKAPADKKKIYGDGLQSLVDQHIAENALQLGDTAVDFTLKNATGSEVTLYEELKKGPVVLIWYRGGWCPYCNLTLRHMQASLSEIKKYGATLMALTPELPDKTMSTQEKHNLEFEVLSDNDNSIARKYKIFFKLTDAVAKVYEESFGLSQYNGNSKGELPLAVTYIIDSDKTIKYAFLDADYRNRAEPSDIVDFLKKNY; encoded by the coding sequence ATGGAAAAGAATACAGAAAATAGATTAGTTGACGATTTAAATAAACAGAAATCAGAGTTTGCCAGTAAAGCACCGGCTGATAAAAAGAAAATCTATGGGGATGGTTTGCAATCGCTTGTAGATCAGCATATTGCCGAAAATGCACTGCAGCTGGGTGATACCGCTGTCGATTTTACTTTGAAAAATGCGACGGGTTCAGAAGTCACATTATATGAAGAGTTGAAAAAGGGGCCTGTTGTACTCATCTGGTATCGTGGAGGATGGTGTCCCTATTGTAATTTGACTTTACGTCATATGCAGGCATCTCTTTCTGAGATCAAAAAGTATGGAGCTACCTTAATGGCCTTGACTCCAGAGCTTCCGGATAAAACCATGTCTACTCAGGAAAAACACAATTTGGAGTTTGAAGTATTAAGCGATAATGATAACAGTATTGCCAGAAAATATAAGATCTTCTTTAAACTGACTGATGCTGTGGCTAAAGTATATGAAGAGAGTTTCGGCCTGAGTCAGTACAACGGTAATTCAAAAGGTGAACTACCATTGGCAGTTACTTATATTATTGATAGTGATAAAACAATCAAATATGCTTTTTTGGATGCTGACTACAGAAATAGGGCAGAACCCTCTGATATTGTAGATTTTCTGAAGAAAAATTATTAG
- a CDS encoding alpha-mannosidase — protein sequence MKFKIEFVKKQLDTLETFIKEDESDLSGVQTKKGFFKSIQAVDEDDHSWEPISNKEFWGGRDLFQWFRIVLTHLDINKEIIIELKTDTKKWNAVNPQFLVYLNGEIKQALDTNHTSIILKKNEISSRGGECQLDFSGWSGMEDGQSIFSLSSYTRNTQAFSCYQTLYMIYDYLMGLDPNDPNRVLIGDKAIQACKLLDFRTDRELNCSSFEKCDSFLRREILDAYKNELGYVAGCVGHTHIDIAWLWEIHHTREKAARSFATVLELMDQYPDYKFMSSQPLLYEFVKQDYPKLYSRIKEKVKEGRWEVEGGMWVEADCNLISGESFVRQFLYGKKFIRDEFGIESEILWLPDVFGYNASMPQILRKSGIKYFMTSKISWNQYNHIPVDTFNWKGIDGTEILTHFITMGNRGEGEKWTLNPFLSTYNGILEPTPVMLGLSMYQQKDINKEILVSFGYGDGGGGPTEQMLEQAERMKNGLPGLPSVVQTHSREYFDRLEKTLNESKAIPRWDGELYLEYHRGTYTSMARNKSFNRKMEFLLQDLEKLYCLLGEFENYPKDLIDKHWKTVLTNQFHDILPGSSIKEVYDRTDREYLEVQKFATNQISEVTDKIISQMTLDNESLVVFNTTGFKRDDIVKFKSEQPLDHVIDSNGETSKAQYLGSNTYLAFVRNIPANGFSVFRLNHLEGNTDDVAVCSINEYAYENEYYSLRFDYNGNMNSLFYKNANREVVQEGSFFNQLIAFEDKPLAHDNWDIEEYYEYKSWDLTDCESFELINSGKVFDKIKIKRKYMNSEIVQEITFYHDSPRIDVFSTIDWKEKDILLKVAFPVDILADKATFDIPFGNLERTTHRNTSWQQAMFEVPFQKWVDISEHDFGFAVLNDSKYGCDVQNGCIRQTLIKSGTYPNTEADKEVHTFSYSMLPHVGSWRESGVETQAWFVNKALYSKGASSKKSNVFKANYLLNANSDNVTIDTIKVSEDGNYIVIRVFETWKSRRVVSFTYNKVITELYESNLMEETIGSLEFDGHNFSVEFKPLEIKTFKIKI from the coding sequence ATGAAATTTAAAATTGAATTTGTAAAAAAACAGCTGGATACGTTAGAAACATTCATCAAAGAAGATGAATCTGACCTTTCCGGTGTTCAAACAAAGAAAGGCTTTTTTAAGTCAATTCAGGCAGTAGATGAGGATGATCATTCATGGGAACCTATCTCTAATAAAGAATTTTGGGGTGGACGTGATCTTTTTCAATGGTTCCGTATTGTTCTTACCCATTTGGATATTAATAAAGAAATCATCATTGAACTTAAAACAGACACTAAAAAATGGAATGCGGTGAATCCTCAATTCCTCGTTTATTTAAATGGAGAAATCAAACAAGCTCTTGATACGAATCATACCTCTATCATTCTCAAAAAAAATGAAATCAGCTCCAGGGGAGGAGAATGTCAACTTGATTTCTCGGGGTGGAGTGGTATGGAAGATGGTCAATCGATTTTCTCACTCAGCAGTTATACTCGAAATACACAGGCATTTTCCTGTTATCAAACCCTTTATATGATTTATGACTATCTTATGGGACTCGATCCAAATGATCCAAACCGAGTTCTCATAGGTGATAAAGCCATTCAGGCCTGTAAATTGTTAGATTTTAGAACCGATCGTGAATTAAATTGTTCATCTTTTGAAAAATGTGATTCTTTTCTGAGGCGGGAAATACTCGATGCCTATAAAAATGAGCTGGGATATGTTGCTGGATGTGTTGGTCATACACATATTGATATTGCCTGGTTGTGGGAAATCCATCATACAAGAGAAAAGGCTGCTCGTAGTTTTGCAACTGTGTTAGAGCTGATGGATCAATACCCTGATTATAAATTCATGTCCAGTCAGCCTCTGCTTTATGAGTTTGTAAAACAGGATTACCCAAAGTTATATTCAAGAATAAAAGAGAAGGTAAAGGAAGGACGTTGGGAAGTTGAAGGAGGAATGTGGGTTGAAGCGGATTGTAATCTCATTTCCGGAGAAAGCTTTGTCAGGCAATTCCTATACGGTAAAAAATTTATAAGAGATGAATTTGGAATCGAAAGTGAAATATTATGGCTTCCTGATGTTTTTGGTTATAACGCCTCTATGCCTCAAATCCTTAGAAAATCAGGGATTAAATATTTTATGACTTCTAAGATCAGTTGGAATCAGTATAACCACATTCCTGTTGATACATTCAATTGGAAGGGCATTGACGGGACCGAAATCCTGACTCATTTCATTACTATGGGTAACCGAGGAGAAGGGGAGAAGTGGACTCTCAATCCATTTCTCTCTACTTATAATGGAATCTTGGAACCAACACCGGTTATGCTTGGTCTTTCTATGTATCAGCAGAAAGATATTAATAAGGAAATCTTAGTCTCCTTTGGCTACGGTGATGGCGGTGGCGGACCAACTGAGCAAATGCTTGAACAGGCTGAGAGAATGAAAAATGGTCTACCCGGATTGCCATCGGTTGTTCAAACTCATTCTAGAGAATATTTTGACCGGCTTGAAAAGACATTGAATGAATCAAAAGCTATACCAAGGTGGGATGGTGAATTATATTTGGAATATCATAGAGGGACTTATACTTCAATGGCCAGGAATAAATCCTTCAATAGAAAAATGGAATTTTTATTGCAGGATCTGGAAAAACTTTATTGTTTGCTGGGGGAGTTTGAAAATTATCCAAAAGATCTTATTGATAAACACTGGAAAACAGTTCTTACAAATCAGTTCCATGATATTTTACCAGGTTCATCCATAAAAGAGGTTTATGACAGAACTGACAGGGAGTATTTAGAAGTTCAAAAGTTTGCTACAAATCAAATTTCTGAAGTAACGGATAAAATCATTTCTCAAATGACTTTAGACAATGAATCCTTAGTTGTTTTTAACACTACGGGATTCAAACGTGATGATATTGTCAAATTTAAATCGGAACAGCCTCTGGACCATGTAATTGATAGCAATGGTGAAACCAGTAAGGCACAATATTTAGGTTCAAATACTTATTTAGCATTTGTTCGTAATATTCCAGCAAATGGTTTTTCTGTCTTTCGCCTGAATCATTTGGAAGGGAATACCGACGATGTTGCTGTCTGTTCAATCAATGAATATGCCTATGAAAATGAATATTATTCGTTAAGGTTTGATTATAACGGTAATATGAATTCCCTGTTTTACAAAAATGCGAATCGAGAAGTAGTACAGGAAGGCAGTTTTTTTAATCAATTGATAGCATTTGAGGATAAACCTTTAGCACATGATAATTGGGACATTGAAGAATATTATGAATACAAAAGCTGGGATCTCACAGATTGCGAAAGTTTTGAACTTATCAATTCAGGAAAAGTCTTTGATAAGATAAAGATTAAACGAAAGTATATGAATTCAGAAATCGTTCAGGAAATAACTTTCTATCATGATTCTCCAAGGATCGATGTGTTTAGTACAATTGATTGGAAAGAGAAGGATATTCTACTAAAAGTGGCATTCCCAGTTGATATCCTTGCAGACAAGGCTACTTTTGATATTCCATTTGGGAATTTGGAAAGAACGACTCATAGGAATACTTCCTGGCAACAAGCGATGTTTGAAGTTCCCTTTCAAAAATGGGTCGATATATCAGAGCATGATTTTGGCTTTGCTGTACTAAACGATAGTAAATATGGTTGTGATGTACAAAACGGTTGTATTCGGCAAACTTTAATTAAAAGCGGTACATACCCAAATACTGAAGCAGATAAAGAAGTACATACCTTTTCTTACTCCATGTTGCCCCATGTCGGTTCATGGAGAGAATCAGGCGTTGAAACGCAAGCCTGGTTTGTGAATAAGGCGCTCTACTCCAAAGGGGCTTCATCTAAAAAATCAAATGTTTTTAAAGCAAATTACTTATTAAATGCTAATTCTGATAATGTCACAATTGATACAATTAAAGTCTCAGAAGATGGAAATTATATTGTGATAAGAGTCTTTGAAACATGGAAATCAAGAAGAGTTGTTAGTTTTACATATAATAAAGTGATTACAGAACTTTATGAGTCAAATTTGATGGAAGAAACGATTGGATCTTTAGAATTTGACGGACATAATTTTTCTGTTGAGTTTAAACCTCTTGAAATTAAAACTTTTAAGATTAAGATTTAA
- a CDS encoding alpha-mannosidase produces MNKKHRTHLIGNAHLDPVWLWRSTAGLAEIKATFQSALDRMAEFPDFIFTCSSAYYYKWVEDNAPEMFTEIKKYIEKGRWIPTGGMWIQPDCNIPSGESFVRQMLYSQRYFYEKFGLICHTGYNVDSFGHNGMLPQLLKLGGMNSYVFMRPMDHELEGLNHLFQWEGIDGSRVTTYKIPFSYGEWVGENGTNKEVLQTVSMKSRIDDVKEIGQNQDTAMMVFYGVGNHGGGPTIRTLNDIEKLKNEDETLSYSSPKSYFEEFKNIAKPIPVHIGDLQHHGSGCYSAHSQLKMLNCQAENRLMSAEKMMTTAASLISYDYDNSSLKRAWEEVMFNQFHDILAGTSIKKACDDAVESYNEALSIASRLRNSALQKVSWAVDTLGEENISLSKEDDWILWESENKGTPVVVFNPHSFPICSCIQVNVDIKGVTDNKGNAVAIQKVRGPFVNREDKYNTLFTGNIPPLGYSVFWIFKKKEFNISTTSSLSASESHLENSHIRVDIDPKNGWITGIFIKKSKTQILKTPACVPLIIDETECDTWGHGVYEFRNVTGKFGKANTKLLENGPLRSIVRVTSYYENSILQQDFTLYENKCELEVKSRIDLRMKHKMVKLSFPIDLTETSAVYEIPYGHIHKPANGQEEAAQRWVSVIGKTQKGVNLGFAIVNSGKYSYDIRENDLRMTIARTPAYADHFGERDDFSEYMDQGVQEFKYVICPDQGADYAFLSRRAQELNQELLHIIETYHKGKLPSVYSGIEISHENIILSVYKRNEDNTGTILRCYEAAGISTTGVTILLPGCKQRKIESDFNHNQIKTFLIPDKQSDEISEVSFLEMNLDTL; encoded by the coding sequence TTGAATAAAAAACATAGGACTCATCTGATTGGGAATGCTCATCTTGATCCTGTTTGGTTATGGAGGTCTACTGCCGGCCTAGCAGAGATAAAAGCCACTTTTCAATCAGCTCTTGATAGAATGGCTGAGTTCCCAGACTTTATTTTTACTTGCTCTAGTGCATATTATTATAAGTGGGTTGAAGACAATGCACCTGAAATGTTCACAGAAATCAAGAAATATATTGAAAAGGGCCGATGGATTCCGACTGGAGGAATGTGGATTCAACCAGATTGTAATATTCCATCTGGAGAATCTTTTGTGCGTCAAATGCTCTACAGCCAACGGTATTTTTATGAAAAGTTTGGTCTGATTTGCCACACAGGCTATAATGTTGACAGTTTTGGTCATAATGGCATGCTACCTCAATTATTGAAACTTGGAGGAATGAATTCTTATGTTTTCATGAGACCAATGGATCATGAATTAGAAGGACTAAATCATCTTTTTCAATGGGAAGGTATCGATGGAAGCCGTGTTACAACCTATAAAATTCCATTTAGTTATGGAGAATGGGTTGGAGAAAACGGCACAAACAAAGAAGTACTTCAAACAGTCTCGATGAAAAGTAGAATTGATGATGTAAAAGAAATCGGACAGAACCAAGACACGGCAATGATGGTCTTTTACGGTGTTGGAAATCATGGCGGAGGACCAACGATACGAACCTTAAACGACATTGAGAAATTAAAAAATGAAGATGAGACTCTCTCCTACTCTTCACCTAAAAGCTATTTTGAAGAATTTAAAAATATAGCGAAACCTATACCTGTGCATATAGGAGACCTACAGCACCATGGAAGTGGTTGTTATTCTGCTCATAGTCAATTGAAAATGCTCAATTGTCAGGCGGAAAATAGACTTATGAGTGCAGAAAAAATGATGACCACCGCCGCATCTCTAATTTCTTATGATTATGACAACAGTTCGCTTAAAAGAGCATGGGAAGAAGTTATGTTTAACCAATTTCATGACATCCTTGCCGGGACAAGTATTAAAAAGGCTTGTGATGATGCTGTAGAATCCTATAATGAAGCACTCAGTATCGCTTCAAGACTGAGGAATTCAGCATTACAAAAAGTTTCCTGGGCTGTGGATACTCTAGGTGAAGAGAACATTTCGTTATCCAAAGAAGATGACTGGATTTTGTGGGAATCCGAGAATAAAGGTACACCAGTTGTCGTTTTTAATCCTCATTCATTTCCAATTTGCTCTTGTATACAAGTAAACGTGGATATAAAGGGTGTTACCGACAATAAAGGAAATGCTGTTGCAATCCAGAAGGTTAGGGGTCCGTTTGTTAACAGAGAAGATAAATACAATACTCTTTTCACTGGCAACATTCCTCCACTGGGATATTCAGTATTCTGGATATTCAAAAAGAAAGAATTTAATATTTCGACAACGTCTTCTCTTTCTGCATCAGAATCGCATCTCGAAAACTCTCATATCCGTGTAGATATAGACCCTAAGAATGGGTGGATTACAGGAATATTCATTAAAAAATCAAAGACTCAGATTTTGAAAACTCCGGCTTGTGTACCCTTAATTATTGATGAGACAGAATGTGATACTTGGGGTCATGGTGTATATGAATTTAGAAATGTCACGGGGAAGTTTGGAAAAGCCAATACGAAGTTACTGGAAAACGGTCCTTTAAGGTCAATTGTAAGGGTCACCAGCTACTATGAAAATTCTATATTACAGCAGGACTTTACCCTCTATGAAAACAAATGTGAATTGGAAGTAAAGTCTCGAATAGACTTAAGAATGAAGCATAAAATGGTCAAACTTTCCTTTCCCATTGATTTGACAGAAACATCTGCTGTATATGAGATTCCTTATGGGCATATACACAAACCGGCAAATGGGCAAGAAGAAGCTGCACAACGATGGGTCTCTGTTATAGGTAAAACCCAAAAAGGTGTGAATCTGGGTTTTGCGATTGTGAATAGTGGAAAATATAGCTATGACATAAGGGAAAATGACTTAAGAATGACAATTGCACGAACACCAGCTTACGCTGATCATTTTGGAGAAAGAGATGATTTTAGCGAATATATGGACCAGGGTGTGCAAGAATTCAAATATGTTATCTGCCCGGACCAAGGGGCGGACTATGCGTTCCTCTCACGAAGAGCCCAAGAATTAAACCAGGAATTACTCCACATAATAGAAACTTACCACAAAGGGAAACTTCCTTCTGTCTATTCTGGAATTGAGATTTCCCATGAAAATATTATCCTTAGCGTATATAAAAGAAATGAAGATAATACGGGGACCATTCTGCGATGCTATGAAGCGGCCGGGATTTCAACAACAGGAGTAACCATTTTACTTCCAGGTTGCAAACAGAGAAAAATTGAATCTGACTTTAATCATAATCAGATTAAAACCTTTCTTATACCAGATAAACAGAGCGATGAAATTAGTGAAGTTAGTTTCTTAGAAATGAATCTTGATACACTCTGA
- a CDS encoding dihydrodipicolinate synthase family protein — protein MNKEIGPGVYPTMITPFKEDLSIDYNAVEKLIEWYLNEGIDGLFAICQSSSMFNLSRKEKKDLAGMICKTVPESLPVIASGHTSDTLEEQAVDLNDMADAGVDALVLISNRFATPFENDDIWIENLDRLLTKLPSDIPLGFYECPYPYKRILSEKVIKHLIDVDRFEFIKDTCCDPLMIKDRAKLCKETKIKLYNANAASLLMSLQEGYNGYSGVMANFHSHYYYWMCKNWKSDPNKAEKIQNYLTIASDIERQYYPANAKYILKKEGVLSNTICRRSEPSRELSDIEKLELDHFYSLSKMNHEYFFN, from the coding sequence GTGAATAAAGAAATTGGACCCGGTGTTTACCCTACTATGATAACTCCATTCAAAGAAGATCTCAGTATCGACTATAACGCAGTTGAAAAACTGATAGAATGGTATTTGAACGAGGGTATAGACGGTCTTTTTGCCATATGCCAATCAAGTTCTATGTTTAATCTTTCCAGAAAAGAAAAGAAAGACCTGGCTGGCATGATATGCAAAACAGTTCCAGAATCCTTACCTGTTATTGCCTCAGGCCACACATCAGACACCCTCGAGGAGCAGGCCGTAGATCTGAATGATATGGCGGATGCAGGTGTAGATGCCCTTGTCCTCATCAGTAATCGATTTGCAACTCCCTTTGAAAATGATGATATATGGATTGAAAATCTAGACAGACTATTAACAAAATTACCCAGCGATATTCCTCTTGGATTCTATGAGTGCCCCTATCCATATAAAAGAATACTGTCGGAAAAAGTAATAAAACATCTCATAGATGTAGATCGTTTTGAGTTTATTAAAGATACATGCTGTGATCCTCTAATGATAAAAGACAGGGCAAAACTCTGCAAAGAGACTAAGATTAAACTCTATAATGCAAATGCAGCTTCATTATTAATGAGTCTGCAAGAAGGGTATAATGGGTATAGCGGAGTCATGGCAAACTTTCATTCACATTATTATTACTGGATGTGTAAAAATTGGAAAAGTGACCCAAATAAAGCTGAAAAGATACAAAACTATCTTACCATTGCGTCTGACATAGAAAGACAATATTATCCTGCTAATGCTAAATATATATTAAAAAAAGAAGGTGTATTAAGCAATACAATTTGTAGAAGGAGTGAACCTTCTCGAGAATTATCTGATATTGAAAAATTAGAATTAGACCATTTCTACTCTCTTTCAAAGATGAATCATGAATACTTTTTTAATTAG
- a CDS encoding TRAP transporter large permease, with the protein MSPILIPIFVLIIVFVLRIPIAIGMVSASVSYFLYVGQDLSMVTSKVLDVFYSQYTIMAVPLFIFTARIMNSGKVTNIIFEFANGLVGRFRGGTGHVNVIASIIFSGMTGSAIADASGLGLMEIESMKDEGYDADFSCAVTAASATIGPVFPPSIPMIVYSMLSGASIGALFLGGMIPGLMIGVALMIYIAFIATKRNYPYGVKKSLREFCKFSVMATPALLTPVILLGGIYTGVITPTEAGALASAYAIIISVFVYKVLGFNELKQVILDTAKSTGIVGIIVGSAATFSYIVAIEHIPEIFGNILLGVTTNKYILLLIINGIFLLLGMFIDTSIITLVFIPMILPLVTELGIDLVHFGVMITLNMMIGLSTPPFGMLLFIVSGVSKTPLEGIIKEVIPMVFVMIIVLFLVTFIPEIVLILPRLLM; encoded by the coding sequence ATGAGTCCCATTTTAATTCCGATCTTTGTACTTATTATTGTCTTCGTACTTCGAATCCCAATTGCCATTGGGATGGTCAGTGCCTCTGTTTCATATTTCCTTTATGTAGGCCAGGATCTCTCGATGGTTACGAGTAAAGTATTGGATGTTTTTTATTCTCAATACACAATTATGGCAGTTCCTCTATTTATCTTTACGGCTAGAATCATGAATTCCGGAAAAGTAACAAATATTATCTTTGAGTTTGCCAATGGCTTAGTTGGTCGATTTAGAGGTGGAACAGGTCATGTAAATGTCATCGCTTCCATTATATTCTCAGGAATGACAGGTAGTGCAATTGCAGATGCCTCAGGCTTGGGCCTAATGGAAATTGAAAGCATGAAAGATGAGGGATATGATGCTGATTTTAGCTGTGCAGTAACAGCAGCATCAGCAACTATCGGTCCAGTATTTCCTCCAAGCATCCCAATGATTGTATATTCTATGCTTTCTGGTGCATCCATAGGAGCATTATTTCTTGGAGGGATGATTCCAGGATTGATGATTGGTGTTGCTCTTATGATTTATATTGCCTTCATCGCTACCAAAAGGAATTATCCTTATGGAGTAAAAAAATCACTCCGTGAATTCTGCAAATTTTCAGTTATGGCAACCCCTGCTCTATTAACCCCGGTTATTTTGCTTGGCGGAATATATACGGGAGTCATAACTCCAACAGAGGCAGGTGCTCTAGCATCAGCATATGCGATCATAATATCAGTGTTTGTCTATAAGGTTCTGGGGTTTAATGAATTAAAGCAAGTTATTCTTGATACAGCTAAATCAACAGGTATTGTGGGTATAATTGTTGGATCAGCAGCAACATTCAGCTATATTGTAGCAATTGAACATATTCCTGAAATATTTGGAAATATCCTACTGGGTGTGACAACAAATAAATATATTCTTTTATTGATAATCAATGGAATATTTCTGTTACTTGGTATGTTCATTGATACTTCCATAATTACCCTTGTTTTTATCCCTATGATCCTCCCTCTAGTCACAGAACTTGGAATAGATCTGGTCCATTTCGGCGTTATGATAACACTCAACATGATGATTGGCCTTTCGACACCACCATTCGGGATGCTTTTGTTCATAGTTTCGGGAGTATCAAAGACACCTTTAGAAGGGATTATTAAAGAGGTAATTCCTATGGTTTTTGTCATGATAATTGTCTTATTTCTAGTAACATTCATACCGGAAATAGTTTTAATTCTTCCAAGACTATTAATGTAA